DNA sequence from the Prolixibacter sp. SD074 genome:
ACGTGGTTATTTACAGTCCGCTCCAAATGGTTCCCGATTTACCGGAGAACTACCAGGGCAATCCTGCCTTTCAATTCATTCATGATGTCCCGGTCGATTGGGAATATTCCGAAGCCATCAATGGTGAAATCGGCGATTATGTGACCGTTATCCGAAAGGATAGAAACAGCCGGGATTGGTACCTGGGGGCCATTACAGACGAAGACCCGCGGAAGATAGAAATCCCATTAGGTTTCCTGGCAAAGGGACGAAAATATACCGCTGAAATGTATCTCGATGGTTCCGGCGCGAACGATAACAACAATCCGGGATCCATTGAAATTACGCAGAAAGAAGTGAACCATCGCAGCACATTACGCCTGGATTTGGCTCCCGGCGGAGGTGCAGCCATCCGGTTTACTCCGGTCCGTTAGAAATTCAGTCAACCAACTTATGCACACATATAAAAAGAAAGGACGTCCTGAAAAGGACATCCTCTCCGTGTTAAATGCATTTATCAAGCAACTTTAATCATCAACCAAATCAACACCTGATAGAATTTTGATAAATGCTTTTTAACGAAAATTGTCATCGGGATAACATGACCACTTTAGTAAACAACAGGCAAGCTCCATGGTTTACGAACTTGCCCGTTTTTAAGAATAATTCTTAATAATAAACATTACTTGATCAACTTCTTGTCAAGATGCCCCTGAAAGAATTACATAAAGTAACGTTTAGGGCTATTTTTCAGGATTTTAAATTACGTTTTTTCTCATTTGCAATGCCCAATTCATAGGACAACAGCACAAACTCGTTCACTGAACATCATTTACGCACACGAATGAAATTACAAAACGTTTCCGGCACCGATGAAATCATGCTAAAAAAAGAAACCGAAATACGAGGCCTGCCAGACAAAACCAGATGGTAACTATCTCTTCACATTATTAAACCGTAAATTCTTTTAGCCGTGGAAGCTTTATTGTAAATTTAAGGAAGCAGAGCGATTGCCCGTTAATCACTCATTTTATAAAATCACAAAATACCTGAGATATGAAAGATCATGACGATCACTTAGCGGTCATTTGGGCAAGTGGCGATCCCGACGTTGCCGAAAAAATTTGCCTCATGTATACGCACAATGCGCATCTTCAACATTGGTTCCAGGAAGTGCGGTTAATTGTTTGGGGGCCATCGGCAAAGCTGTTAACCGAAAACGAAAGTTTACAAAACCAGATACGCGACATGCTGAATAACGGACTGACCGTTGAAGCGTGCGTGACCTGTGCCAGCATGTATGGCATAACCGATCAGCTCCGTCAACTCGGAATCGATGTCCGTCCGATGGGCGTACCGTTAACCAGCTACCTGAAAGATGGCTGGAAGGTGCTTACTTTCTGAGCATTTCAATGCACCCGATCATAACAGCTCCGGGTTGATATACATGTCTTCCGGTGGCGTCGTTGCCATATCATAAAAGAAAGTTCCGACCTTTTCGGTGACATAGCGGAAAAACTGTTCTCCTTTTTCCCTTGTAGCCTGATTAGGGTTTCCTATTCCCGTGTCGATAGTAACCTGTGTCCATTTTCGTTCGGACCATGCCCAACCTTCCCGCAAAGCCGGAATACGGGGAACTTTTGCTTTACCTTCACCGGCTTCATCCAACGAGCGAACCAAATCGGGTCGAAACAGTTGCATCAGGCTGGTTTCCATCTCGCCAGCATGTTCGCCTGTAACCTCGAAAAATTCGTTAATTCCCGGCATTTTAAACCAATGGCATTGCGACAGTAACATTTCCGGAAAACGAAGGTTCAGTTCCCTTATGTGCATTTTGAAATCATTACCGCCATGCGAATTAAGAATCACCAGCTTTTTTATTCCCTGCCGGTTTAACACTGTAATCAAATCATCGAGAATAGCCAGCTGCGTGGACGGATTAAGGTTCATATCCAGTTTTACATCCGGCTGACCGGTATTCACACCATAAGCTATCACCGGAAGAACAATTACTTTGGCTCCCTTTTCCCAGGCCTGTTTAGCCGATTCCCAGGCAAAGTACTCCGACTCGAACACATCGGTGGCATAGGGCAAATGAAGATTATGGGCTTCGGTGGCCCCCCAGGGAAGAATCGCCAGTTCATAATCAATTTCACGAACAGTTTTCCAATTGGTTTCAGCAAGAATATACGGTCTCATCGCTTGTTAGTTTTTCCCGAAAATAGTCATTTTCAAGATAGAATGCCAATCATCATCCAATACAAGACCTTTGTAGGTTCTCCACCAACCACTATTTATACTTATTATAATCAGTACCATATAAACAATTTCCAGCCAGAATCTTCAGGGATTTTTAATGAATGATTCGTGCTATTTCTTAATTTTAACGGTAAACCAATCATACCTGAGCAATGAGAACAAACATTTCATTTCGGGTCATCGTGGTTTTGCTGCTGCTGTTCTCCGAAAACTTGCAGGCACAGGACAGGCAACCAGCCGTGGCCGGTTCTTTTTATCCGGGAAATGCAGAGGCGTTGACAAAAGAGCTCCGCCAACTTTTTCAAAATACAAGCACCGAAAAGAATTCATCCATCGCGGCGCTAATTGTTCCGCACGCCGGTTATATCTTTTCAGGAAAAGTGGCCGCCACTGGATATGCTCAAATTCCTAAAGGCAAAGCTTACAAAAATGTATTCATTATCGGGGTATCTCATCGCATACGTTTCAATGGCGTTTCCATTTATCCTCATGGAAATTATCTTACGCCATTGGGAAAAATTCCGGTGAACGATGTACTCGCCGAAAAACTGATAAATGAAAATCGGATCATTCATTTTGTTCCCGGAGCGCACCGGAGCGAACACTCAATAGAAGTACAGTTGCCCTTTCTGCAATATCATCTGAAAAAAGGATTTTGCATAGTCCCCATCCTAACCGGTGATTCCAATCCAGCCACTACACGAAAACTGGCGGAGGCACTTTTGCCCTATTTTACCAGCGACAACCTGTTCATCATTAGCACCGATTTTTCGCATTATCCTCCTAATGCAAGCGCACAAAAGGTGGACAAGGAAACGGCTGATGCCATTCTTTCCGGGATACCGGAACAACTACAAAAGGTATGTCAAAAGCTATCTCCGAATCCACCGGAAAATGTATTGACCCGCCTGTGCGGCGAAAGTGGCGTACTCACACTGATGGAGGTGATTTCGGGGAAAACGGGGTATTATTACCATCAAATTATCTATCAAAATTCCAGCGCCAGTCCGTCCGGCGATCCCAATCGGATAGTCGGTTACTGCGCTATTTCCGTAACTAGAGACAAAGCCCAGGCATTTCATTTGACTGAAAGTGATAAAAGTTATTTACTAAAACTGGCCAGAAATACCATTGAAACATATTTAAAAACCGGTATGCTCCCGAAAATTGCCCCGAGCCATCCTAAAAACCTGCAGCAACATTGCGGCGCCTTTGTAACATTGTCAGAAGACGGCTCACTTCGTGGTTGCATCGGGCAATTCAATCCCTCTATTCCGTTAGTGGAAGTCGTCAGGAATATGGCCATTGCCGCTTCAACAAAAGACACGCGTTTTCCACCTGTCCAGCTTTCCGAAATGAATTCCATTAAGATTGAGATTTCGGTACTGACCCCTTTGCACAAAATTAGCAACGCAGAGGAGTTCCATCCCGGGAAGCAGGGAATCTACATCAAAAAAGGTAATCGTAGCGGTACGTATTTGCCACAGGTAGCCGAACAAACCGGCTGGGACCGCGAAAACATGCTCGGCCATTGCTCCCGGGACAAAGCCGGCATTGGATGGAACGGTTGGAAAAACGCCGAACTCTACACGTACGAAGCCATTGTTTTTCATGAAAAATAACCATGAATACGCCCTACAGCATCATATCCATTCTATCAGGTACCTTGCTGGCTTATCTCATTACCTGGCTGCTGAGCCGTCAGCGATGGATTTCCCGCAATGTCCACCGGCAAATCTGGAACACGCTGTTGCTAATTACTTTTCTCTTCACTTGCGTCCTGGGACTTTTGCTGGCATTGAAAGCCAATTACAACCTGAAGTTTGCCTTTCTGGACGAAGCGTTACCAGTGCATGTCGATTTTGGTATTGCCATGAGTATAATTGGTTTACTGCATATTTTCTGGCACGTGAATTATTTTAAACGCTTGTTTGGAAAGGAGACGGAACAAAAATCACGGGAAATATCAGGAAAGGAACAAGTTGATATCCCAAAAACTCCTCTGCTTTTTCCATTTCTTTTGGGATTCATCACCCTTACGGGACAACTGGTCTTGTTCCGTGACTATCTGGCCATCTTTGGAGGCAATGCGTTGTATGTCGGAATACTACTTTCCCTTTGGCTTATACTCACCGGACTTGGCACACAACTGGCCCGAAACAGGACTTTTTCGGTTAATGCGATAGTTCGACTGCTTTTGGTCCTGACGTTACTTCCATCCATCAGCATTCTCATCATCCGGGTAACACACGGCTGGCTTTTCGAAACGGGGACCGAAACCGGTCCATTGAGTTTTGCTTTTTTTGCCCTGTTTACGTTGGCGCCACTTTGTCTCACCGGTGGATTGTTGTTTCCGGTATTAAGTCAGCACCGCCCGGGAGAAAACACCGGTCTGATTTATTCATGGGAGTCAGCAGGGAGTTTGGTTGCCGGTATGATGTTCAGTTTTGTATGGGTATTTCTCTTCTCACCCATTCAGACATTAGCTATCGCCGGTTTTATTAGCCTGGCATTGTTGTTCATTCTTCGGAAGAAAGTGAAAGAAATTCCCCTCTATTCGACATCTGTCATCGCAATCCTTCTGGCTTTCCTTTTCGTCTTTCCCCCCGAAAAAATGACTCGGGCTTCACTTTTCCCGGGACAGCAAATTCAAAGCATCATACAAAGCGTTTCCGGTGAATTGGTGATTACCCGGGCCGCGAACCAATCCAATGTATTCGAGAACAGCCGGTTGCTCTATTCACAGGGAAGCCCTTCGGCGGCTGAAGAACCTGTTCACTATACGTTGTCTCAACGTGATAGGGTCAATCAAATAGCCGTAGTTTCCGGGGCATTAACCGGAGTTCTATCGGAATGCCTGAAATACCGCCCAAACCGTATAGATTACTTCGAAGTGAACGGGAAGTTACTGGAGCTGGAAAAACAAAGTCAGACGATCCCAAATGATTCGACCATTCACATCCACCGAACCGATTTTCAACGCTGGATTTCCAAATATCCACTCCAATATGACGGTATAATTTTAAACATTCCACCTCCGGAGACACCATCGGCCAGCCGGTACTATACCAAAGAATTCTTCCACAATATCCGAAAAAATATCTCCGATAGCGGAGTGGTCGCCATTCCTTTGCTATCCGCCGCCAATTATCTCGATCAAACCACTGTTCATCTATACCAAACGGTCATTGCTACGATTCAGCCTTATTTCAGAAATTGGCTTATCCTTCCGGGAAACCGTGATATTTTACTGGTTTCCAATGGACAATTACACACCAACATTTTGACCCGGATAGAAGATTTAGGTATCATAACCAACTACATCGCTTATTTTATCGATGAACCAGACCTCGTTACGCGAAGTCATGAGTATGTTGAAATAATGACGAACAAAGCAAAAATGGTCTCGGTCAATCATCCCATTGCAGTAAGCTATTTTACTGGTTTCTGGCTAAAAAAACATGGCCTTTCGTATATTCTTTTCGGAACAATACTCGTCGTCATTTTCATTTTCCTGATAAGTTTTACCCGGGGAATTTCCAGAAGCATGTTTGCAGCCGGTTTTACCGCTTCCATCATGGAAATTATTCCGCTGGTACTGATTCAAGCCACATTCGGGTATTCCTATTACCTGATTGGCGTTATTTTTACACTCTTCATGGCCGGGCTCACTCTGGGGGCCCGCTGGACGATTACGACAGGAACAAAAGGCGATCATCGAATTTCGCGGCATCATATCTGGTTTATGCTGTTGCTGATATCCCAATGGGCGGTCGCCCAATGGCTCTCGCCCGGCAGAACGGTCATCTATATCGCCTCGGAACTGCTCCTGATTACTATGGCCGGATGGCTGACCGGACGTATGTTCCAATTAACTTCCAGCCAGTATCGCCCAAAAACAGAAGCGCCATCCATGGTTTACAAAGCCGATTTATATGGGTCGGCCGGAGGCGCCATGCTGGTGTCGGTTTTTTTGGTCCCATTACTTGGAATTAACCTTACGCTCTTAGTACTTTTAGTCATGCATCTCTTCCTGACCTTTGTGTCGAAACGAAGAACCTCTTCAGTCAGAATATGAAAACACAAACGCCTAAAACATTCACAATGAAAGCACCTTCGATTTCCAGACGAACATGCATTAAAACCGGGCTGATGGGAACGCTGGGAATGGCTTTTATTCCGGCATTAGCAGCAAATGACCCCGTTCTGAAAAAATATCAGCGCGAAGCACGTTATTACAAAATCACCGGCCGCGGGGTGAAGTGCACGCTGTGTCCCAATGAATGCAACATCAGCCTCAACGATACCGGCGACTGCCGGACCCGAATCAACCGCGATAATAAGCTTTATACAACGGCTTATGGGAACCCATGCGCCATTCACATCGACCCGGTCGAGAAGAAACCATTGTATCATTTCCTACCTGGAAGTCGTTCCTTTTCCATCGCCACGGCAGGATGCAACCTGGTTTGCCTGAACTGTCAGAACTGGCAAATTTCGCAGGCAACCCCAGCAGAAACCCGGAATCAGGAACTGTTTCCGGGACAAGTGGTTGCTTCGTCCATTGGAAATAACTGTCAATCGATTGCTTACACATACGCCGAGCCGCTTGTTTTCTATGAATACATGTATGACTCATCGGAAAAAGCACACCAGGAAGGAATCAAAAATATTCTCATTTCCAATGGCTACGTTAATGAAGAGCCATTGCGAAAACTCACCAAAGTCATCGATGCGGCCAATATCGATTTAAAATCTTTCAGCGATGATATCTACATCCGGTTGAACACCGGTTCGCTCAAGCCAGTTCTTCGTACCCTGAAAATATTGAAAGAGGAAGGTGTCTGGCTCGAAATTACCAACCTGGTCATCCCCGGCTGGACCGATGATATGGATATGATTAAAGAAATGTGTGCCTGGCTGGTGAAAAACGGCTTTGACGAAACTCCTTTACATTTCAGCCGGTTCTTCCCGCAATATAAACTGCAGCAGCTGCCGGCCACTCCAGCCGAAACCCTCACCAAAGCACGTAACATTGCTATGCAGGAAGGAATAAAATTCGTGTACATTGGCAACCTGCCGGGAAACGATGCATCGAACACATTATGTCCCAAATGCCACCAGGTAGTCATTGAGCGAAAGGGATTTCGCATTCTGAAAAACAATCTGACAAAAGGCAAATGCCAATTCTGTCACACACCTGTTCCGGGTGTTTGGGCGTAGAACCGGGAAACTGAAAACGTTCAATCGAAAGCAAAAGTTATTATCTTTGGTTTCTGCGGATAGATGGGTAAATATATCATTCTCCGTTTGGAGCAGTATCCGCCCTAATTCCGCCTTGTGTATGACCAGTCACCAATCTTCATTCCTGTTAAAGTGAATACAAAATCGCAAAAAGCAAACACACATGAAAATAAACATTTTTCAGGTCGATGCGTTTACCTCCGGGCTATTCGAAGGAAATCCCGCAGCCGTTTGCCCACTGGACGAATGGCCTAAAGACGAGATCCTTCAAAACATTGCCATGGAGAATAATTTATCGGAAACTGCCTTCTTTGTCCGAAACCTTCATTACTATGAACTCCGGTGGTTTACGCCCAAAGTGGAAGTAGCTCTGTGTGGACATGCTACGCTGGCAACAGCCCATGTCCTTTTTCACCACATGGGGAGCACTAAGAACCCGCTCATCTTCAACACCCGCAAAAGTGGTGAGTTACAGGTAAAAAAAGATAAAGGCTCATTAACGCTGAATTTTCCGGCTGATAAGTTGGAACCGGCACTTCCTCCCAAAGGAATGATTGAAGCTTTGGGCAAGAAACCGGAAGAAATATGGAAAGGGAAGACTGATTACCTGCTGTATTATCCCGCCCAGGAAGACATTGAAGAAATGGCCCCGGACTTTTTCCGCCTGGCTAACGTCGAAGCACGAGGCATTATTGTTACAGCTCCGGGCTATGAAAACGATTTTGTTTCCCGGTTCTTTGCCCCCGCCGTAGGAGTAAATGAAGATCCGGTGACAGGTTCGGCCCACACTTCGTTAACACCCTTCTGG
Encoded proteins:
- a CDS encoding DsrE family protein, producing MKDHDDHLAVIWASGDPDVAEKICLMYTHNAHLQHWFQEVRLIVWGPSAKLLTENESLQNQIRDMLNNGLTVEACVTCASMYGITDQLRQLGIDVRPMGVPLTSYLKDGWKVLTF
- a CDS encoding creatininase family protein, whose amino-acid sequence is MRPYILAETNWKTVREIDYELAILPWGATEAHNLHLPYATDVFESEYFAWESAKQAWEKGAKVIVLPVIAYGVNTGQPDVKLDMNLNPSTQLAILDDLITVLNRQGIKKLVILNSHGGNDFKMHIRELNLRFPEMLLSQCHWFKMPGINEFFEVTGEHAGEMETSLMQLFRPDLVRSLDEAGEGKAKVPRIPALREGWAWSERKWTQVTIDTGIGNPNQATREKGEQFFRYVTEKVGTFFYDMATTPPEDMYINPELL
- the amrB gene encoding AmmeMemoRadiSam system protein B translates to MRTNISFRVIVVLLLLFSENLQAQDRQPAVAGSFYPGNAEALTKELRQLFQNTSTEKNSSIAALIVPHAGYIFSGKVAATGYAQIPKGKAYKNVFIIGVSHRIRFNGVSIYPHGNYLTPLGKIPVNDVLAEKLINENRIIHFVPGAHRSEHSIEVQLPFLQYHLKKGFCIVPILTGDSNPATTRKLAEALLPYFTSDNLFIISTDFSHYPPNASAQKVDKETADAILSGIPEQLQKVCQKLSPNPPENVLTRLCGESGVLTLMEVISGKTGYYYHQIIYQNSSASPSGDPNRIVGYCAISVTRDKAQAFHLTESDKSYLLKLARNTIETYLKTGMLPKIAPSHPKNLQQHCGAFVTLSEDGSLRGCIGQFNPSIPLVEVVRNMAIAASTKDTRFPPVQLSEMNSIKIEISVLTPLHKISNAEEFHPGKQGIYIKKGNRSGTYLPQVAEQTGWDRENMLGHCSRDKAGIGWNGWKNAELYTYEAIVFHEK
- the amrS gene encoding AmmeMemoRadiSam system radical SAM enzyme, which codes for MKAPSISRRTCIKTGLMGTLGMAFIPALAANDPVLKKYQREARYYKITGRGVKCTLCPNECNISLNDTGDCRTRINRDNKLYTTAYGNPCAIHIDPVEKKPLYHFLPGSRSFSIATAGCNLVCLNCQNWQISQATPAETRNQELFPGQVVASSIGNNCQSIAYTYAEPLVFYEYMYDSSEKAHQEGIKNILISNGYVNEEPLRKLTKVIDAANIDLKSFSDDIYIRLNTGSLKPVLRTLKILKEEGVWLEITNLVIPGWTDDMDMIKEMCAWLVKNGFDETPLHFSRFFPQYKLQQLPATPAETLTKARNIAMQEGIKFVYIGNLPGNDASNTLCPKCHQVVIERKGFRILKNNLTKGKCQFCHTPVPGVWA
- a CDS encoding PhzF family phenazine biosynthesis protein translates to MKINIFQVDAFTSGLFEGNPAAVCPLDEWPKDEILQNIAMENNLSETAFFVRNLHYYELRWFTPKVEVALCGHATLATAHVLFHHMGSTKNPLIFNTRKSGELQVKKDKGSLTLNFPADKLEPALPPKGMIEALGKKPEEIWKGKTDYLLYYPAQEDIEEMAPDFFRLANVEARGIIVTAPGYENDFVSRFFAPAVGVNEDPVTGSAHTSLTPFWAHRMNQLEFDATQLSERGGKLRCHLSGDRVFISGQAKTFLEGTITL